CGTTATGGACAGATGATTTACGATTTTCTCAATGGAGCACAACGGGATCTCTTGTCGATACCACTGTTGATGGATGATTGTACTGATTTTTCGCGGAAGGTACTGGAAACTGCAAGAAAGATCCGGTGGGGTGAAACAATTTCGTACTCCGAGCTTGCCAGGAGGGCCGGATATCCGGGTGCTGTGAGGGCAGCAGCATCTGTTATGCGTAAGAACCGTTTTCTGCTTGTGATCCCTTGCCATCGGGTGATAAGAAGCGATGGAACATCAGGCGGGTACTGCGGGATGCAGAGTGGAGCAGCGGTTGAATTGAAGAAACGATTGCTGGAACTGGAGGGGGTAGATGTTCACCTCTGAGTTGAATTAATGCCAGATTGGAAAAAATCTGGAAAGATTTTTGCTGGTATTTTCATCCTCTATGATATCCTAACACAAAGGAGGATTTATGCCCAAAAAAGCGCTAAAACCGGTTCCGGAAGGAATGAACACTATCACTCCCTATCTTTCATTTAAGAACAAATGTCTGGAGGCGATTGATTTTTACCAGAAGGCTTTAGGTGCCAGGCTTGTGGGAGAGATTGAAAAGACGCCGGACGGCAGAGTGATGCATGCCATGATGAAAATCGGGGATTCAAATATCATGCTCTCCGATTCTTTTCGTCCTGTCAATCCCGGCACTCCGATGATAGAGATGTGGCTTTATGTAGAGGATGCGGATCGCATTTTCGACCAGGCAGCCAAGGCGGGATGCGAGGTAACGATGCCTATTGCAGATATGTTCTGGGGTGACAGAGTTGGCCAGGTGAAGGATCCATTTGGCCATATATGGTCAATTGCTTCCAATGTATGGGAATTGACACCTGAGGAGATGAAGGAAAAAGAGAAAGAGTGGCTTAAACAATCTGGAATGTAAAAAGAATTGCTCTTTAAACGGGGGAAGAACCGTTTGCAATCGGCTTTTCTCCCGGTTTTCAACTCATGGGTCTGCAAAGAGATCTCAGGGCAGATTCAATCAGGAAACTGTTGCCTGGCTTTCAGCGTTCCTCTTATTGGCCTTTTTCACAACATTTTCTGCAAGAGTATATCGAAGAGTTCTCCTGAGTTCCTCAGAGGGGCAGTCAGGGTCGTGATTTCTGAAAAGGTCAATGAGATTTCTTATAATCTGCACAGGAGTCATGATTATTTCCCAGGGAAAGCCCCACCAGCCAATGATAAGAGAGAGAAACGCTGCGCCTGCCTGTTTTTTTGTCGCGCAGGAGCGGCAGCAGATATGCATTTGTGATTTCTAGGACGTAAAAAGGAGAAGTGAATAAACCGAATGAGATTGGTATACATCAACCGGTCCCCGTCCACTGCATTTCGGGCAGATTCCTGAATGAACTTGATTTACATATTGATCAACCATATCCTGCGGCAATTCATTTGCTACTGATCTCAACACACTCTTCCTGACACATTCATCATTGCAATATATCTGACCATCTACAGTTTTACCCCGAAAAAGGATAGTCGTATTACAAAAAGCACACCTTTTCATGATAAGCCTTTCAAAAGGGTTGATAGTGTCTGTGGCCGGAAACTCAGGATTTCAGGCTATTATATCGCATTCTGTTTGTGAAATCAAATAATTCCTCTTGTTCTGTATCTGAAATATCTACACTTCTGTCTAAAAATTCAGAGAGTGGTAGAGAGATATCAGAAAGCCATAAATACAATCCTGATACCTGTAAAGGCGAGAGCCACGGCAAGAACACGTAAAATCCATTGTCCGTGGAGTCTTGATGAGAGTACTGCTCCAACCTGTGCTCCAGGAAGTACTCCTGAGACGAGGAAAACTATCTGGAAAAGTGCGGACCTGGAAAAAGAACCGGTAACAATATGGACCAGTGTACCGGTAAAGGCCATGATAAGGAGCGTTAGATGTGATGTGGCTGTAGCAATATGAACAGGAAAATTCAGTAATCGAACGAGGGATGGTACATGGATTATACCTCCTCCAATACCAAGCAGACTCGATAGATAACCTGTGATAAGGCTGATCCACATCCCGATTTTCATATCAAATGAATAGACGTGTGTGGCACCGTTTTTCTCTGTTATTCTCCTTGTTGTGTGTGCTTTAATTTTCTTCTTCTCTTTTTTTTTAATGACAGGTTTGTGAAAAATGAGATACAACGACAGCATAAGCATCAGACTTCCGAAGATTGCATTAAAGGACTGGCGGGATATTTTGTCTGTGCTTAATACTCCCAGGATTGCACCCGGTACCGTGACCAAAGCAAAAAGCAGCCCGGATCTGTAATCGATTCGTCCCATGCGGCTATAGGCAAAAGTTCCGGAAAGTGCATTAAAAAAAATAACAGCCAGAGAGATAGCTGTAATATTGTCTGGACTCACTCCCGGATACATAAGAAGAAGCACCGGGACAAGTAAAAAACCGCCACCAGCTCCTATCATGGTGCCAACAGTGCCAACTACAAATCCCAGAGGAATAAGCCACAAAAACTGTTCTGACAATAGTGTGCTTTCCTTTAATTCTTTGATTTATTCGGGCTTTCTGTAAAAATACTATTGTGGTTGTGGTTCGAAACGCAACAAAGAGATTTGAGTTGGGGTGAAAGGAATGTGCCAGATAAATTACCTTCAAACCGTTAAGCCGTTAATTCACCTTTGAGGTGAAAGTGTGATTAAACCACTTAAGTCATTGATTTACCGCAAAGATGATAATGTAACTTAATCCATTAAGTGATCAGGTAAAACAGAGTTACTCGTGGCTCAAATCTTCAGTTCATTATTCCGGAGACTTTCTACTGATAATTCATCTTCTCTTGCTACTGCAGGATTTCATCTTTCTGGCCAGGGCTCGCAGTGATGTCTTTTCCCATTCCCTCCACAGTTCATAGTGCTCAAAGTCGCGCTCATGTTGTTTAAATTCGTGACCGTGAATTACATGCCTGCCGTTTTTGAAATATGGTGGAATGACTATGTGAAGCATCTCATGGTACATCACTGCTTCTATCGCAAACTGTGGGACTTCAGGATGATTGTAGACGCCGGCTATTGTGATGAGGTTGAAACGGGTACCGTCTGCAGCAATTCTTGTGCTCTGGTATGATGTCAGTGAGCATTTTGATCCCCATCGAAGTACGGCGCTCAGTGAGCCGCCAAAGTAACGCCTGTTCAAGTCATCAAAAACCAGACGCAGATCGTAATTGCAGCCCATTGTCCTTTTTTCAAGCTTCACCGGGTCTACCCTTGTCATCCTAAGATGTGGAATATCCAGGTCTTTTATATAGGACTGTATGCGCCTTTCCAATTCGACTTTGTTTCTTCTGAATACGGGGGATTGCCTTCTTCTTTCAGTTAAAGGAAGAAGTGCCCACTCAATAAGAGCAGCTTTGATTTCATCCGGAGCGCTTTCCAGATAAGATGGAAGAGTCAGGGTGCGATGTCCATTGGAACGGCTTATTTTCACATGCCAGCTCTTCTTTAAGCGGGGACTGAGAAAAACTGTAAGACCTTTTATATTTCTGGAATCGATTAGCTTGCTGAACTGGGAATCGGGATTTCTAATCATCGGTACTGCCTGAAGTGTTTGAAAAACTAAATCTATTTCGAAATATACTACTGTCATCAGAGTTTTAATAGTCAGAAGCTCTTCTTTGTGACTAAAACAGCAATGAGCAAGAGTTATTTTTTTTATATGTCAGAACAGGAAAAAAACGAGAAAAAACGGGTGATGGTGGCTATGAGCGGCGGGGTGGACTCTTCCGTAGCTGCATATCTTCTCTGCCGACAGGGACACCACGTAGTAGGGGTCACTATGTGCCTGGGTATCGTTGACACATCGGGGGAGGCCCAGTGCTGTGGACCTGAAGCGGTCAGGGATGCAAGAAAAGTGTGTGAAATCCTCGATATTCCCCATTATGTCATGGATTTTTCATCAAAACTGCATGCAGATGTGATCACTGATTTTGTAAATCA
The DNA window shown above is from Fibrobacter sp. and carries:
- a CDS encoding SprT family zinc-dependent metalloprotease encodes the protein MIRNPDSQFSKLIDSRNIKGLTVFLSPRLKKSWHVKISRSNGHRTLTLPSYLESAPDEIKAALIEWALLPLTERRRQSPVFRRNKVELERRIQSYIKDLDIPHLRMTRVDPVKLEKRTMGCNYDLRLVFDDLNRRYFGGSLSAVLRWGSKCSLTSYQSTRIAADGTRFNLITIAGVYNHPEVPQFAIEAVMYHEMLHIVIPPYFKNGRHVIHGHEFKQHERDFEHYELWREWEKTSLRALARKMKSCSSKRR
- a CDS encoding MGMT family protein; translation: MICKVKIKHPLTDVVLFGVVRSGETAVSRIELAGQDYDGKVSSGTDKKLMRYGQMIYDFLNGAQRDLLSIPLLMDDCTDFSRKVLETARKIRWGETISYSELARRAGYPGAVRAAASVMRKNRFLLVIPCHRVIRSDGTSGGYCGMQSGAAVELKKRLLELEGVDVHL
- a CDS encoding glyoxalase/bleomycin resistance/extradiol dioxygenase family protein: MPKKALKPVPEGMNTITPYLSFKNKCLEAIDFYQKALGARLVGEIEKTPDGRVMHAMMKIGDSNIMLSDSFRPVNPGTPMIEMWLYVEDADRIFDQAAKAGCEVTMPIADMFWGDRVGQVKDPFGHIWSIASNVWELTPEEMKEKEKEWLKQSGM
- a CDS encoding sulfite exporter TauE/SafE family protein, producing the protein MIGAGGGFLLVPVLLLMYPGVSPDNITAISLAVIFFNALSGTFAYSRMGRIDYRSGLLFALVTVPGAILGVLSTDKISRQSFNAIFGSLMLMLSLYLIFHKPVIKKKEKKKIKAHTTRRITEKNGATHVYSFDMKIGMWISLITGYLSSLLGIGGGIIHVPSLVRLLNFPVHIATATSHLTLLIMAFTGTLVHIVTGSFSRSALFQIVFLVSGVLPGAQVGAVLSSRLHGQWILRVLAVALAFTGIRIVFMAF